The Xyrauchen texanus isolate HMW12.3.18 chromosome 13, RBS_HiC_50CHRs, whole genome shotgun sequence genome contains the following window.
aaggaatagttttccaAGAAagtaaaattatttcattatttactcaccctcatgccaccccagatatgtatgactttctttcttctacagaacacaaattaagacttttagaagaatatttcagctcttcagCTCATACAAATCAAGTGAATGTGTGAcactccaaaaataacataaaggcagcataaaagtaatccatgtggtctatttgtaaaaaaatatataaactataagtataaacaacttaatcattaatttccaaaacattttcaaacacatttttcaagatgAAAAAAAGGGCTAATCGCCcattttcaaagtctgttaattATCAACTGTAGAAAATTCAGCCTTTTGCATGATTATTTCTGCATAATACATTGCACAATTGATCTAAAGAGTATAGTAAGGGGGCATGGTGGTTTAACAAGGGGGTCATCGCCCTGAACCCGAGCCctgcatgactccagtggttaaatacatattttcttaAGTGATattatgggtgagaaacagatctatatttaagtcaattgttcttcctgcccagtagggggcatatgcataaaaatatgaatcaccaaaaacacaagaagaagaatgtgaaagtaaaagttaaagtgcagcctgactgagcagggaggagacttTATAGTAAAATATACTTAAATGTTGACCTCACCCATACTTTCTGGCGacattgatttaactactggagtcatatgtaatACTTGCTGACTGACctgtgtgatttttagagcttcatcATTttcggcacccattcacttgcattatattatCCTAAAGAGcttagaaattcttctaaaacttttcatttgtgctctgcagaagaaagaaagtcacacacatctggtatggcataagggtgagtaaattattagagatttttcattttgggatgaactattcctttaaggtccaTGGAACTCATAAGAATATCAAAACCTTTTTGAAGCAGATCAAAAAGTCACTCAaagttttaataaaagaaaaccaTATTTTGCATGccatcattaaatattatttggcTTACTGAGAAATAAACCAttagagaataataataacttttttgcTCAATAGCGTAAGTGTTAATATGctttatctaaaaaaaatgttGCTTTATTGCAAAGTGTGAGTGTGGTGATGGGGGTGTGTTTGAGCTCCaatttgtgaatggagagtgagatcaggagatgagaatggtaaggatcttcacctggcaatgattgtctctaacagctgtttgtcattgcagtgagagctTTAAGAGTGAGCCAGATGCCAGTGAGTTGGAGAGAGTAGTGAGACACAAGCTGAAAGAGACTGTTTTCATTTGTGGGCTACGGCATGCTGATGAGCACCCAGTGGGCAGTCCGGTTAATTCCTCtgctgtccggggaagcccagcttgtGGCACAACAGTTACCAGCGGATAACCTCCTGGTGAACGCCGACTttagaaagccatcctgcaaggTGTCGGCTGAACAACCGAGCAGCAGCGCCAGTGCTTCCACTCCATGACCATTGGCGAGCACGGCTGGCCGTTAGCATTTGCCCAACAGCTTCGGGTGCTGGCTGAGCATTGCGACGTCAGAGCTGTAATCGaactggtggtactggagcagttcaacACTCGACTTCCAAGAGGAACATTGGAGTGGGTCCAATGCCACCGCCCGAGGTCGCTCCAAACAGCCATCCAGCTGGCTGAGGCCACATTGCGACATTTTGGGAGCCAATGAGCTCCGAgatccttcactctctctctctctctctctctcgcgctctctctctctctctcatctctccccTCCTCCCCCTGCTTTCCATCCTGTTCCTCCTCCCCGGAAATAGGGAGGAGCCCCTCCCATACCGGCTCCTCGATTCCAGGGTTTGCACTACCCGCCGGTTTCCCCTGCCTCTCTCCGCTCTCAATCCCAGGGTGGTGGACCCATTGCCACGGGCTTAGGTTTGGAGCCTGGGCGGTCTCTTGGAGCTGCGGGGAACCCTGGGAGTTCCTGGgactggctggctattataggaggtttgtgcctaattattccgATGTCACCAGCCGCTGaccgatctcactaaaaagggagccccagacccggtccagtggtcggCACCATGCCAACAGGCTTTCGTGCGGGTGAAAGCTGCACTCTGTGGTGGGCCATTGTTACATGATCCTGATTTCCTCTCCTTTTAGTTGTACAAACCAACGCATCGGACAGGGGGTTGGGAGCCGTGTTGtcccaggtggtggagggggagaagCGCCCAGAGATGGCTGATGtggactttctctccagaaatggggaggagAGTACCAGGCAGGCCAGATggttccccggcctgagtcgggcgatggGAGTATGTGGTGGTGGGGACATTGTTGAGTACCAGTTTGTGAATGTAGAGCGAGATCAagagatgagaatggtaaggatcatcacctggcaatgattgtctccaacagctgtttgtcattgtagtgagagtggagatggGTTTAAAAGCAAGCCAGATGCCAGTGAGATGGAAAGCGTTACGAGACACAAGCTGAAAGAGACTGTGTTAATTTATGTCAGCTGAAAAGCATGTTTTGAAATGTGTCCGCTGAAAAGCGTGAAATTTGAGAGTAAAAATAAACAGACCATTTGAGTTGGATTCACCATCTCCCACTTCCTCCATTTCCCTAACTGTGAACAATGTTACAGTGAGCAAGCATGAACCCAAGCATgaaaaaaaaagcctttaaaaaAATTGTACTAGGGCCGTCAATGGGGTACCACTGCTTTATAATATTGATGTACACTATATCAGTGGGTGGTACACATAAGGGTAACTTTTTTTATACCTCtagttaaatatatatttcttgcTTTGGGTACATAAGTGTACCCTAAGGAACAATAGTGTACCTTTAAAATTTTAaggtacatttatttgttttgttcctcTTGGAACAAAAATGTACCTAAACAGTACCTttttttgtctccttaaaggaatagttcacccaaaaatatctcACAATTCACATTctactttttgtttttggtgattcacattgttcATGCATAGCACcatctactggttggggctggtcaaaagtggagaatttataataaaaaaaggaactaaatattgatctgtttctcacccacacctctaatcgcttctgaagatatggagtgCGGTTCTATAGATTacgtttatgatgcctttatgtgcattttgcagcttcaaagttttggtcaccattaatttacattgtgaggacctacagagctgagatatttttctaaaaatctttgtttatgtttagcagaagaaaaaaagtcatacacatctagaatggggtgagtaaatgatgagataattttcatttttgggtgaagtgtcCATTAAGGGCACAATTTATACCCAAAACAAGGGTACAACCACAGTGACCATTGAAGCCATTGAATCTTAAAACATACTGTTTAGTACCTTTTTTCCTGAGAATGCAGATACATGTAgtggagtccaaaagtctgagaacacATTGGAAATCTgtaattcaaaatctaatttaaaaataaattggaaataaacaaaaagcGCTATGAATTAGAAAATGCAAAACCAAGAAATGTttactcctttgtacaaaagctCAGATTTCCTGATATAGattacatggatcatcaggttttgcacaaagtCCATGCAAGCTTGATGATGTAATTAAAGCAAGAGGATATGCAAAGAACATGCAAAGAACTCAAATtctaaatagaagcattttcacaatttTGAACACCACTTTATATAAAATCAAGAAAACACCCCCAAACTTTAATGTGTCAAGTTTACAAAATGCAATGTCGATATAAAAGTCTCTCAGGGAACTATATTTGCTTAAACTTCTATTTCTGAACTCAATGTGTACAGTCCCTCAAATTGTGTCTTGTACAACTAAATAATTTCATGACTCATACTCACCAGAAGAGGGCTCCAGCAGATACATGAAGTGACCATTATGCCCACAAGCTGCACCACCATCTCAATATCATGTGACCTAGCTGATCGATGGTTACAGGGTTTCTTTCGTATCCTGGCTAATACCAATGTCAGTCCACTTATGGTGTTGCACACCAAAGCAACAGCCAGGGATGTCAACCCTAGTCCTGAGAACAACATAACAAAAGCCACATCTGCCACATCTGTATCCTCAAGAACTTTAATGAAACACCAAGTTCCAGGGTACTGGTAGGTGTATGAGCCCAGCTGGAAGCACGGTAGAAGGGCAACACATAATGCTGCCAACCAgatgacagaaagagagagtttAGTCCTTGCGGTCGTAACCAGCGAAGCATGGAGTAATGGCTTTGTGACCCCCAAACACCTCTCAACTGCCATAGCACAACCAAGAAAGAGCGGGCACAAGCCAAAAAACACCATGCTGCCCCCTAGGAACTGGCATAATGGATCCTGCCTGTTGTAGTCTCCAGAGGGTACACCCCCAGAAAGGTAAAGCCTCATGACTATTGAGCCAGGTATGATATGTCCCACAAAATCTGTGGCCACCAGAGAGCTCGCAAACAGGAGGAAAGCTTTGGATCGTCGACGGAGGCGGGCATATGCATTTGCCAGGATGAGTAAAGCCACAATGTTAGACAGGATGCCCAGGGTCATCGAAAGCATTGCAGCTATGGGGCCGCTCAGTGTTGGTCTCTCCGAAGTGACATTCTCAAGACTGGCAAGTGATGGAGAGGTCACCTGCCCTGTCCACTGGCTGTGATTGGCAAAGGGGTTGAGTGGCACAGTGCCTGATGAATTACCGTGATGCATGGCTAACTCGGTGAAGTGTTTAGCTGCGAGGGTCCCATCTTCACGCAGGGCCGCTGATAGGGTGGAGAAGCATATTAGAGCAGATAATATTAAGACATAGAATAAAATTTGCAACTTAGAAGGGTTTGCTGAGAAGCATAAATGAGATTTATAGATCTAACTGTCATGCTTTTGAATTTCAGCAATAAAAAGACTACAGGACAAGAGAATATCATTGAGCGGTCAAATTCAGACGATATGAGCCTTGAGGAATGTTTTCAAACAATTTGTTTCTGTTCGTAGTCTCTGTCAGAACTTGCCAGTTTGTCTATTCTGTCAGCTTTGGTGTGGCCCTGTTTCCCacttatttttactttaaaggaatagttcaccccaaaatgaaaattctctcatcatttcctcaccctcatgccattccagacatgtatgagtttctttcttcacagaacaaaaacacctcagctctgtaggcccatgcaatgcaagtcaatgttTGCCAGAATCTCCAAATCTCACATAGaggtatgtggcagggcgggggcgggtcgtgatcctacacacccggtcccgtattaggctaatcaagcctcccgagagggataaaggtcgactgcagaggatcgtgcaggagagagagagatagtttatggacatgtccatcatgtgtgtgtgtttgtcttttgtttaagttttatattaaactattatttatattgacaagccggttctcggctcctcctttcctttgatccctttacactggtgccaaagcccgggaaggaggagggatgcccgtcgtggagtcctcgacactgccgtccacccaggggagcgcgctgccatccaccaggtgAGGgtgtagaccgaccgcccggacgcggtgaacggcctccgtccgcgaggcgagtggggactggactccctgaccgcctggagcgatggagccgctgccaggggcggaggagagccctgccatcccccagaaacgtggaggggtcgatggaagaccgccatccgcgaggggaggagggaagtgtctccccgactgcctggagcggtagggccgctgccaggggcgggcggaggagtgtccccatgagtcgccgagaacgcggaggggcgttctttccgccaggggtcgtgagtctgactccggtctgcccggggagaagtggctgtcgtccgcctgggagggtggagtagtgatcaaggaccatgcgacggtgtatcggagaaccggcaagtaggttttttttttttttccatctctctctcctctctctctctcactgccgctctgcattggccttttccctctcgtttaaattgtaaagtgttttttggggggggtactacactgttacaggaagtgccCCCCCATTTAATTATCTCTGTTTCCCTCCTCTTgccccctccctcgtccaggtagatggggatgacctgccggcagaccaggcttaaagcacgccctcccccagggagaGGTTGGGGGGGATGTacatcaggccgggggctccccagcctgagagaacgagggaggaatgtggcagggcggaggacggggccgggtcgtgatcctacacacccagtcccttattaggctaatcaaacatcccaagagggataaaggtcgactgcaaaggatcgtgcaggagagagagagatagtttacggacatgtccgtcatgtgtgtgtttgtcttttgtttaagttttatattaaactattatttatattgacgagctggttctcgcctcctttccttTGATCCCTTTACAAGGTAATATACAAGTCAACCATATGAATGGACTAAttggatttcttcagaagacattgattaaaccactggattgatatgatttacatttatgctgcctttatgggctttttggagcttcaaaaatttggtcaccattcacttgcattgtgtggacctacaaagcttagatattcttctaaaaatcttaatttgtgttctgcagaagaaagaaagtcatacacatctgggatggcatgagggtgagtaaatgataagaggattttcatttttggtaactattcctttaatgtaaaaataaggGGGAAACAGGGCCACACCAAAGCtgacagaaaagacagacaggcaAGTTCTGACAGAGGCTACTAACAGCGACAAATTGCTCAAGGCTCATATCGCCTGAATATGACCTCTCAGTGATATTCTGTGGTCCTGGAGTCAACATCTCCCCTAAAGAGCACTAAACAGTGAGTAATTTCATAGTGTCATTTATGTGAGCATGATTGATCAAACACTTTCCAAAAAGATTCTATCAATAAGCATGTTGCTATAGGCCTAGAGTTCATTTGGGTTCCTATGACACAACATATGCAATGTATTTaggtaaaacatattttaatcacTTACCTCAAAGTTAATGATTTTCCATTGTGATTAAAACATGTTGTAGATCACAAGTGTGCGTGGTGTTTAAAGATGAATTAAAATCGTCAAAGTTCTTTAAGAGGTACGAACATAACTCGTTGCAGATATTTTGATcaacaataaattattataattgtcaatgttaaaaaaaatatatatttctttcttttctttaagaTTACAATGTTATAGTCCTCAGTAAGTGGTGAAGACAGAATAAACAATCCGGCAATTCCGGCGCATCCTCGTGTCCATATAGTATTCCATATGAGCTCCTGGTCATCTTTACTTTAGTAACAGAAAAAAAGTTAAGCAATATGGTCGCTTaggtttaaaa
Protein-coding sequences here:
- the LOC127653614 gene encoding prostaglandin E2 receptor EP1 subtype-like, with protein sequence MHHGNSSGTVPLNPFANHSQWTGQVTSPSLASLENVTSERPTLSGPIAAMLSMTLGILSNIVALLILANAYARLRRRSKAFLLFASSLVATDFVGHIIPGSIVMRLYLSGGVPSGDYNRQDPLCQFLGGSMVFFGLCPLFLGCAMAVERCLGVTKPLLHASLVTTARTKLSLSVIWLAALCVALLPCFQLGSYTYQYPGTWCFIKVLEDTDVADVAFVMLFSGLGLTSLAVALVCNTISGLTLVLARIRKKPCNHRSARSHDIEMVVQLVGIMVTSCICWSPLLIVGLFTVTQSYKGSIEDNIATYKTLMIMGVRIASWNQILDPWVYILLRRAVIQKIYLITKPQIDFKESTIGCWEIHSFPSSEKKTVSRV